CTGTTACATATACCGATTTGTACACAGACAGATAAATGGCTTACGAAAATCGAGAAATGGAAAGAGGAATACCCTCTTTCCTACAACCAAAAAGAAAGTGAGTTAAAACCACAGCATGTTATTAGTCTAGTAAGTAAATTAACGAACGGTGAAGCGATTGTTACGACAGAAGTAGGGCAGCATCAAATGTGGGTTGCGCATTTTTATAAAGCGAAAAATCCACGGACTTTTCTCACATCTGGCGGACTAGGAACGATGGGGTTTGGTTTCCCGGCGGCAATTGGTGCTCAGCTTGCGAAAGAGGAAGAACTCGTCATTTGTATTGCAGGCGATGCTTCTTTTCAAATGAACATTCAAGAACTACAAACAGTTGCTGAAAATAATATTCCTGTAAAAGTATTTATTATAAATAACAAATTTTTAGGGATGGTAAGGCAATGGCAAGAGATGTTTTATGAAAATCGTTTATCAGAGTCGAAAATTGGATCGCCAGATTTTGTGAAAGTGGCAGAAGCTTATGGAGTGGAGGGATTAAGGGCGACAAATTCAACAGAGGCGAAACAAATGATGTTAGAAGCATTTGCTCATGAAGGTCCTGTCGTAGTTGATTTTTGTGTAGAAGAAGGTGAAAACGTATTTCCGATGGTTCCGCCAAACAAAGGGAATAACGAAATGATTATGAAGAGGTGGGAAGAATGAGTCATACTTTTTCGCTCGTTATTCATAACGAGCCAAGCGTCTTATTACGTATAAGTGGAATTTTTGCTCGGCGTGGCTATTATATTTCTTCTTTATATTTAAACGAAAGAGATACTAGTGGCGTTTCTGAAATGAAACTCACAGCAGTTTGTACTGAAAATGAAGCGACATTACTTGTTAGTCAGTTGAAAAAATTAATTGATGTACTGCAAGTAAATAAATTATAAGGAGTGTATCGAATATGAAAACGTATTATGAAAAAGATGCAAATGTAGAGTTATTACAAGGGAAAACAGTTGCGGTAATTGGCTATGGATCTCAAGGTCATGCGCAGGCGCAAAATTTACGTGATTCTGGTGTAGAAGTTGTAGTAGGTGTTCGACATGGTAAGTCTTTTGAAGTAGCAAAAGCAGATGGGTTTGAAGTAATGTCTGTTTCAGAAGCGGTTCGAACCGCGCAAGTCGTACAAATGTTATTGCCAGATGAACAGCAAGCACATGTGTATAAAACAGAAGTAGAAGAGAATCTCCGTGAAGGGCAAATGTTACTTTTCTCACATGGATTTAATATTCACTTCGGACAAATTAACCCGCCAAGTTACGTAGATGTAGCAATGGTAGCGCCAAAAAGTCCAGGTCATCTCGTTCGCCGTGTATTCCAAGAAGGGAATGGTGTTCCGGCGTTAGTCGCAGTACATCAAGATGCAACAGGCACCGCATTACATGTAGCACTTGCGTATGCAAAAGGTGTAGGGTGTACACGTGCAGGTGTAATTGAAACGACATTCCAAGAAGAAACAGAGACGGATTTATTCGGAGAGCAAGTGGTACTTTGCGGCGGGGTAACTGCACTTGTGAAAGCTGGTTTTGAAACATTAACAGAGGGCGGATATCGTCCTGAAATTGCATACTTCGAATGTTTACATGAATTAAAGTTAATTGTTGATTTAATGTACGAAGGCGGTTTAACGAACATGCGCCATTCTATTTCAGATACGGCTGAGTTCGGAGATTATGTAACAGGATCGAGAATCGTTACAGATGAAACGAAGAAAGAAATGAAACGAGTACTTACAGAAATTCAGCAAGGTGAATTCGCGAAGAAATGGATTTTAGAAAACCAAGCTGGGCGTCCAACATATAATGCGATGAAAAAAGCAGAGCAAAATCATCAGTTAGAAAAAGTAGGGGAAGAACTTCGTGAAATGATGAGCTGGATTCATGCACCGAAAGAATTAGTAAAGAAATAGTGTAAGCGATTGTAAGTGAAAAATACGTAAGAGGGGATTTGACAAGATGAGAAGTGACATGATTAAAAAAGGTTTTGATAAAGCGCCGCACCGTAGTTTATTAAAAGCAACTGGTTTGAAAGATGAAGATTTTGATAAACCGTTTATAGCTATCTGTAATTCTTTTATTGAAATTATTCCAGGTCATAAGCACTTAAATGAGTTTGGAAAACTTGTTAAAGAAGCAGTGCGTGCAGCAGGTATGGTTCCATTTGAATTTAATACAATTGGAGTAGATGACGGTATTGCGATGGGGCATATCGGTATGCGTTATTCGCTTCCGAGTCGTGAAATTATTGCAGATTCAGTAGAAACGGTTGTAAATGCACATTGGTTTGATGGCATGATTTGTATTCCAAACTGTGACAAAATTACACCCGGTATGATGATGGCTGCACTTCGT
This Bacillus paramycoides DNA region includes the following protein-coding sequences:
- a CDS encoding ACT domain-containing protein, with amino-acid sequence MSHTFSLVIHNEPSVLLRISGIFARRGYYISSLYLNERDTSGVSEMKLTAVCTENEATLLVSQLKKLIDVLQVNKL
- the ilvC gene encoding ketol-acid reductoisomerase — its product is MKTYYEKDANVELLQGKTVAVIGYGSQGHAQAQNLRDSGVEVVVGVRHGKSFEVAKADGFEVMSVSEAVRTAQVVQMLLPDEQQAHVYKTEVEENLREGQMLLFSHGFNIHFGQINPPSYVDVAMVAPKSPGHLVRRVFQEGNGVPALVAVHQDATGTALHVALAYAKGVGCTRAGVIETTFQEETETDLFGEQVVLCGGVTALVKAGFETLTEGGYRPEIAYFECLHELKLIVDLMYEGGLTNMRHSISDTAEFGDYVTGSRIVTDETKKEMKRVLTEIQQGEFAKKWILENQAGRPTYNAMKKAEQNHQLEKVGEELREMMSWIHAPKELVKK